In the Malania oleifera isolate guangnan ecotype guangnan chromosome 1, ASM2987363v1, whole genome shotgun sequence genome, one interval contains:
- the LOC131146341 gene encoding uncharacterized protein LOC131146341 isoform X3 → MGRLSDRVKSRDKQFSSTEVQSSLKQEIMQLEKKLQDQFEVRHVLEKALGYRSSSQETTNEIPANKPASELIKEIAVLELEVVHLEQHLLSLYRKAFDQQLSSLSPPPAKDERVKSPLISNPFSTSKKENIALQSNSQSLSNPWKESYDIGGEEKLLDAGVHRCHSSLSQHSVFLSRTSPPESLAKAVRACQSQPLSMMEYAQSASPNVISLAEHLGTHISDHVSETPNKLSEDMIKCMSVIYCKLADPPLTHHALSSPNSSLSSTSAFSPQEQFDMWSPGFKKDSSFDVRLDNPFLVEGLKEFSGPYSTIVELQWIYRDGQKFGDIELLLQSFKSLICRLEVVDPKKMKREEKLAFWINIHNALVMHTFLAYGIPQNNVKRIVLLLKAAYNIGGHTISAETIQSCILGCRMPRPGQWLRLLLPSRTKFKAGDERQAYAIEHPEPLLHFALCSGSHSDPAIRVYTPKRVFQELEAAKEEYIRATFGVRKDQKILLPKVVQSFVKDLGLCPGGVMEMIQQCLPESVRKNIKKSLLGKSQKGIEWVPHNFTFRYLISKELK, encoded by the exons ATGGGGCGCTTGAGTGACCGTGTGAAATCAAGGGACAAACAATTTTCCAGTACTGAAGTTCAAAGCTCTTTGAAGCAAGAG ATTATGCAGCTTGAGAAAAAATTACAGGATCAATTTGAGGTCCGCCATGTTTTAGAGAAAGCATTGGGCTATAGGTCTTCCTCTCAAGAGACAACAAATGAAATCCCAGCAAACAAG CCTGCCTCAGAATTGATCAAGGAAATTGCAGTGTTGGAGCTGGAAGTCGTGCATTTGGAGCAGCATCTTCTCTCATTGTACCGTAAAGCTTTTGATCAACAACTGTCTTCCTTATCTCCACCACCAGCCAAAGACGAAAGAGTAAAATCTCCATTAATTTCCAATCCTTTTAGCACATCAAAAAAGGAAAATATTGCTCTTCAATCTAATAGTCAGTCCCTTTCCAACCCATGGAAAGAATCCTATGATATTGGAGGTGAAGAGAAGCTATTAGATGCAGGTGTTCATCGCTGTCACTCTTCATTATCTCAACATTCAGTTTTTTTGTCAAGAACTTCTCCTCCTGAATCTCTTGCCAAAGCCGTGCGTGCCTGTCAGTCGCAACCTTTGTCCATGATGGAG TATGCTCAGAGTGCCTCTCCAAATGTAATCAGTCTGGCGGAGCACCTTGGTACCCATATATCTGATCATGTTTCCGAGACACCTAACAAGCTTTCTGAGGATATGATCAAGTGCATGTCAGTTATATATTGCAAGCTTGCAGACCCACCGCTGACGCATCATGCCCTCTCGTCTCCCAATTCATCTTTGTCATCAACCAGTGCATTTTCTCCACAAGAACAATTTGATATGTGGAGTCCTGGGTTCAAGAAAGATTCATCATTTGATGTACGGTTAGATAATCCTTTCCTGGTGGAAGGACTAAAAGAGTTCAGTGGCCCATACAGCACAATAGTTGAACTCCAATGGATATATAGAGACGGTCAGAAATTTGGAGATATTGAACTGTTGCTACAAAGTTTCAA GTCACTTATCTGCCGATTAGAAGTGGTAGATCCTAAGAAAATGAAACGTGAAGAGAAGCTGGCATTTTGGATCAACATACACAATGCATTGGTGATGCAC ACATTTTTGGCCTATGGAATTCCACAAAACAATGTAAAGAGAATAGTTCTACTATTGAAG GCTGCTTATAATATTGGGGGTCACACAATAAGTGCAGAGACAATACAGAGCTGTATCCTTGGATGCCGGATGCCTCGTCCTGGACAG TGGCTTCGGTTGTTGCTTCCCTCAAGGACGAAATTCAAGGCTGGAGATGAGCGGCAAGCATATGCAATTGAGCATCCAGAACCTCTTTTACACTTTGCACTCTGTTCGGGAAGCCATTCTGATCCTGCG ATTCGTGTGTACACACCCAAAAGAGTGTTTCAAGAGCTAGAAGCTGCGAAAGAAGAGTATATACGGGCTACCTTTGGAGTGCGCAAGGACCAAAAAATACTTCTACCAAAGGTTGTACAGTCATTTGTAAAGGATTTGGGCTTATGTCCTGGCGGGGTGATGGAGATGATTCAACAGTGTTTACCTGAGTCTGTgagaaaaaatattaagaaaagtcTGCTGGGGAAGTCTCAGAAGGGCATTGAATGGGTTCCTCACAATTTCACTTTCCGTTATCTGATATCGAAAGAACTAAAGTGA
- the LOC131146341 gene encoding uncharacterized protein LOC131146341 isoform X2: MGFGGNRDNKMAGLRLTPKQERPNSHPDKGGAKKDHIDGSQEASHRIKLDMGRLSDRVKSRDKQFSSTEVQSSLKQEIMQLEKKLQDQFEVRHVLEKALGYRSSSQETTNEIPANKPASELIKEIAVLELEVVHLEQHLLSLYRKAFDQQLSSLSPPPAKDERVKSPLISNPFSTSKKENIALQSNSQSLSNPWKESYDIGGEEKLLDAGVHRCHSSLSQHSVFLSRTSPPESLAKAVRACQSQPLSMMEYAQSASPNVISLAEHLGTHISDHVSETPNKLSEDMIKCMSVIYCKLADPPLTHHALSSPNSSLSSTSAFSPQEQFDMWSPGFKKDSSFDVRLDNPFLVEGLKEFSGPYSTIVELQWIYRDGQKFGDIELLLQSFKSLICRLEVVDPKKMKREEKLAFWINIHNALVMHTFLAYGIPQNNVKRIVLLLKAAYNIGGHTISAETIQSCILGCRMPRPGQWLRLLLPSRTKFKAGDERQAYAIEHPEPLLHFALCSGSHSDPAIRVYTPKRVFQELEAAKEEYIRATFGVRKDQKILLPKVVQSFVKDLGLCPGGVMEMIQQCLPESVRKNIKKSLLGKSQKGIEWVPHNFTFRYLISKELK; this comes from the exons ATGGGGTTTGGAGGGAATCGTGATAATAAAATGGCGGGACTGCGACTAACGCCAAAGCAGGAGCGTCCGAACAG CCATCCCGATAAGGGGGGAGCCAAGAAAGATCATATAGATGGCTCGCAGGAAGCCTCTCACCGTATAAAGCTG GACATGGGGCGCTTGAGTGACCGTGTGAAATCAAGGGACAAACAATTTTCCAGTACTGAAGTTCAAAGCTCTTTGAAGCAAGAG ATTATGCAGCTTGAGAAAAAATTACAGGATCAATTTGAGGTCCGCCATGTTTTAGAGAAAGCATTGGGCTATAGGTCTTCCTCTCAAGAGACAACAAATGAAATCCCAGCAAACAAG CCTGCCTCAGAATTGATCAAGGAAATTGCAGTGTTGGAGCTGGAAGTCGTGCATTTGGAGCAGCATCTTCTCTCATTGTACCGTAAAGCTTTTGATCAACAACTGTCTTCCTTATCTCCACCACCAGCCAAAGACGAAAGAGTAAAATCTCCATTAATTTCCAATCCTTTTAGCACATCAAAAAAGGAAAATATTGCTCTTCAATCTAATAGTCAGTCCCTTTCCAACCCATGGAAAGAATCCTATGATATTGGAGGTGAAGAGAAGCTATTAGATGCAGGTGTTCATCGCTGTCACTCTTCATTATCTCAACATTCAGTTTTTTTGTCAAGAACTTCTCCTCCTGAATCTCTTGCCAAAGCCGTGCGTGCCTGTCAGTCGCAACCTTTGTCCATGATGGAG TATGCTCAGAGTGCCTCTCCAAATGTAATCAGTCTGGCGGAGCACCTTGGTACCCATATATCTGATCATGTTTCCGAGACACCTAACAAGCTTTCTGAGGATATGATCAAGTGCATGTCAGTTATATATTGCAAGCTTGCAGACCCACCGCTGACGCATCATGCCCTCTCGTCTCCCAATTCATCTTTGTCATCAACCAGTGCATTTTCTCCACAAGAACAATTTGATATGTGGAGTCCTGGGTTCAAGAAAGATTCATCATTTGATGTACGGTTAGATAATCCTTTCCTGGTGGAAGGACTAAAAGAGTTCAGTGGCCCATACAGCACAATAGTTGAACTCCAATGGATATATAGAGACGGTCAGAAATTTGGAGATATTGAACTGTTGCTACAAAGTTTCAA GTCACTTATCTGCCGATTAGAAGTGGTAGATCCTAAGAAAATGAAACGTGAAGAGAAGCTGGCATTTTGGATCAACATACACAATGCATTGGTGATGCAC ACATTTTTGGCCTATGGAATTCCACAAAACAATGTAAAGAGAATAGTTCTACTATTGAAG GCTGCTTATAATATTGGGGGTCACACAATAAGTGCAGAGACAATACAGAGCTGTATCCTTGGATGCCGGATGCCTCGTCCTGGACAG TGGCTTCGGTTGTTGCTTCCCTCAAGGACGAAATTCAAGGCTGGAGATGAGCGGCAAGCATATGCAATTGAGCATCCAGAACCTCTTTTACACTTTGCACTCTGTTCGGGAAGCCATTCTGATCCTGCG ATTCGTGTGTACACACCCAAAAGAGTGTTTCAAGAGCTAGAAGCTGCGAAAGAAGAGTATATACGGGCTACCTTTGGAGTGCGCAAGGACCAAAAAATACTTCTACCAAAGGTTGTACAGTCATTTGTAAAGGATTTGGGCTTATGTCCTGGCGGGGTGATGGAGATGATTCAACAGTGTTTACCTGAGTCTGTgagaaaaaatattaagaaaagtcTGCTGGGGAAGTCTCAGAAGGGCATTGAATGGGTTCCTCACAATTTCACTTTCCGTTATCTGATATCGAAAGAACTAAAGTGA
- the LOC131146341 gene encoding uncharacterized protein LOC131146341 isoform X5 → MGRLSDRVKSRDKQFSSTEVQSSLKQEIMQLEKKLQDQFEVRHVLEKALGYRSSSQETTNEIPANKPASELIKEIAVLELEVVHLEQHLLSLYRKAFDQQLSSLSPPPAKDERYAQSASPNVISLAEHLGTHISDHVSETPNKLSEDMIKCMSVIYCKLADPPLTHHALSSPNSSLSSTSAFSPQEQFDMWSPGFKKDSSFDVRLDNPFLVEGLKEFSGPYSTIVELQWIYRDGQKFGDIELLLQSFKSLICRLEVVDPKKMKREEKLAFWINIHNALVMHTFLAYGIPQNNVKRIVLLLKAAYNIGGHTISAETIQSCILGCRMPRPGQWLRLLLPSRTKFKAGDERQAYAIEHPEPLLHFALCSGSHSDPAIRVYTPKRVFQELEAAKEEYIRATFGVRKDQKILLPKVVQSFVKDLGLCPGGVMEMIQQCLPESVRKNIKKSLLGKSQKGIEWVPHNFTFRYLISKELK, encoded by the exons ATGGGGCGCTTGAGTGACCGTGTGAAATCAAGGGACAAACAATTTTCCAGTACTGAAGTTCAAAGCTCTTTGAAGCAAGAG ATTATGCAGCTTGAGAAAAAATTACAGGATCAATTTGAGGTCCGCCATGTTTTAGAGAAAGCATTGGGCTATAGGTCTTCCTCTCAAGAGACAACAAATGAAATCCCAGCAAACAAG CCTGCCTCAGAATTGATCAAGGAAATTGCAGTGTTGGAGCTGGAAGTCGTGCATTTGGAGCAGCATCTTCTCTCATTGTACCGTAAAGCTTTTGATCAACAACTGTCTTCCTTATCTCCACCACCAGCCAAAGACGAAAGA TATGCTCAGAGTGCCTCTCCAAATGTAATCAGTCTGGCGGAGCACCTTGGTACCCATATATCTGATCATGTTTCCGAGACACCTAACAAGCTTTCTGAGGATATGATCAAGTGCATGTCAGTTATATATTGCAAGCTTGCAGACCCACCGCTGACGCATCATGCCCTCTCGTCTCCCAATTCATCTTTGTCATCAACCAGTGCATTTTCTCCACAAGAACAATTTGATATGTGGAGTCCTGGGTTCAAGAAAGATTCATCATTTGATGTACGGTTAGATAATCCTTTCCTGGTGGAAGGACTAAAAGAGTTCAGTGGCCCATACAGCACAATAGTTGAACTCCAATGGATATATAGAGACGGTCAGAAATTTGGAGATATTGAACTGTTGCTACAAAGTTTCAA GTCACTTATCTGCCGATTAGAAGTGGTAGATCCTAAGAAAATGAAACGTGAAGAGAAGCTGGCATTTTGGATCAACATACACAATGCATTGGTGATGCAC ACATTTTTGGCCTATGGAATTCCACAAAACAATGTAAAGAGAATAGTTCTACTATTGAAG GCTGCTTATAATATTGGGGGTCACACAATAAGTGCAGAGACAATACAGAGCTGTATCCTTGGATGCCGGATGCCTCGTCCTGGACAG TGGCTTCGGTTGTTGCTTCCCTCAAGGACGAAATTCAAGGCTGGAGATGAGCGGCAAGCATATGCAATTGAGCATCCAGAACCTCTTTTACACTTTGCACTCTGTTCGGGAAGCCATTCTGATCCTGCG ATTCGTGTGTACACACCCAAAAGAGTGTTTCAAGAGCTAGAAGCTGCGAAAGAAGAGTATATACGGGCTACCTTTGGAGTGCGCAAGGACCAAAAAATACTTCTACCAAAGGTTGTACAGTCATTTGTAAAGGATTTGGGCTTATGTCCTGGCGGGGTGATGGAGATGATTCAACAGTGTTTACCTGAGTCTGTgagaaaaaatattaagaaaagtcTGCTGGGGAAGTCTCAGAAGGGCATTGAATGGGTTCCTCACAATTTCACTTTCCGTTATCTGATATCGAAAGAACTAAAGTGA
- the LOC131146341 gene encoding uncharacterized protein LOC131146341 isoform X1, producing the protein MGFGGNRDNKMAGLRLTPKQERPNSSHPDKGGAKKDHIDGSQEASHRIKLDMGRLSDRVKSRDKQFSSTEVQSSLKQEIMQLEKKLQDQFEVRHVLEKALGYRSSSQETTNEIPANKPASELIKEIAVLELEVVHLEQHLLSLYRKAFDQQLSSLSPPPAKDERVKSPLISNPFSTSKKENIALQSNSQSLSNPWKESYDIGGEEKLLDAGVHRCHSSLSQHSVFLSRTSPPESLAKAVRACQSQPLSMMEYAQSASPNVISLAEHLGTHISDHVSETPNKLSEDMIKCMSVIYCKLADPPLTHHALSSPNSSLSSTSAFSPQEQFDMWSPGFKKDSSFDVRLDNPFLVEGLKEFSGPYSTIVELQWIYRDGQKFGDIELLLQSFKSLICRLEVVDPKKMKREEKLAFWINIHNALVMHTFLAYGIPQNNVKRIVLLLKAAYNIGGHTISAETIQSCILGCRMPRPGQWLRLLLPSRTKFKAGDERQAYAIEHPEPLLHFALCSGSHSDPAIRVYTPKRVFQELEAAKEEYIRATFGVRKDQKILLPKVVQSFVKDLGLCPGGVMEMIQQCLPESVRKNIKKSLLGKSQKGIEWVPHNFTFRYLISKELK; encoded by the exons ATGGGGTTTGGAGGGAATCGTGATAATAAAATGGCGGGACTGCGACTAACGCCAAAGCAGGAGCGTCCGAACAG CAGCCATCCCGATAAGGGGGGAGCCAAGAAAGATCATATAGATGGCTCGCAGGAAGCCTCTCACCGTATAAAGCTG GACATGGGGCGCTTGAGTGACCGTGTGAAATCAAGGGACAAACAATTTTCCAGTACTGAAGTTCAAAGCTCTTTGAAGCAAGAG ATTATGCAGCTTGAGAAAAAATTACAGGATCAATTTGAGGTCCGCCATGTTTTAGAGAAAGCATTGGGCTATAGGTCTTCCTCTCAAGAGACAACAAATGAAATCCCAGCAAACAAG CCTGCCTCAGAATTGATCAAGGAAATTGCAGTGTTGGAGCTGGAAGTCGTGCATTTGGAGCAGCATCTTCTCTCATTGTACCGTAAAGCTTTTGATCAACAACTGTCTTCCTTATCTCCACCACCAGCCAAAGACGAAAGAGTAAAATCTCCATTAATTTCCAATCCTTTTAGCACATCAAAAAAGGAAAATATTGCTCTTCAATCTAATAGTCAGTCCCTTTCCAACCCATGGAAAGAATCCTATGATATTGGAGGTGAAGAGAAGCTATTAGATGCAGGTGTTCATCGCTGTCACTCTTCATTATCTCAACATTCAGTTTTTTTGTCAAGAACTTCTCCTCCTGAATCTCTTGCCAAAGCCGTGCGTGCCTGTCAGTCGCAACCTTTGTCCATGATGGAG TATGCTCAGAGTGCCTCTCCAAATGTAATCAGTCTGGCGGAGCACCTTGGTACCCATATATCTGATCATGTTTCCGAGACACCTAACAAGCTTTCTGAGGATATGATCAAGTGCATGTCAGTTATATATTGCAAGCTTGCAGACCCACCGCTGACGCATCATGCCCTCTCGTCTCCCAATTCATCTTTGTCATCAACCAGTGCATTTTCTCCACAAGAACAATTTGATATGTGGAGTCCTGGGTTCAAGAAAGATTCATCATTTGATGTACGGTTAGATAATCCTTTCCTGGTGGAAGGACTAAAAGAGTTCAGTGGCCCATACAGCACAATAGTTGAACTCCAATGGATATATAGAGACGGTCAGAAATTTGGAGATATTGAACTGTTGCTACAAAGTTTCAA GTCACTTATCTGCCGATTAGAAGTGGTAGATCCTAAGAAAATGAAACGTGAAGAGAAGCTGGCATTTTGGATCAACATACACAATGCATTGGTGATGCAC ACATTTTTGGCCTATGGAATTCCACAAAACAATGTAAAGAGAATAGTTCTACTATTGAAG GCTGCTTATAATATTGGGGGTCACACAATAAGTGCAGAGACAATACAGAGCTGTATCCTTGGATGCCGGATGCCTCGTCCTGGACAG TGGCTTCGGTTGTTGCTTCCCTCAAGGACGAAATTCAAGGCTGGAGATGAGCGGCAAGCATATGCAATTGAGCATCCAGAACCTCTTTTACACTTTGCACTCTGTTCGGGAAGCCATTCTGATCCTGCG ATTCGTGTGTACACACCCAAAAGAGTGTTTCAAGAGCTAGAAGCTGCGAAAGAAGAGTATATACGGGCTACCTTTGGAGTGCGCAAGGACCAAAAAATACTTCTACCAAAGGTTGTACAGTCATTTGTAAAGGATTTGGGCTTATGTCCTGGCGGGGTGATGGAGATGATTCAACAGTGTTTACCTGAGTCTGTgagaaaaaatattaagaaaagtcTGCTGGGGAAGTCTCAGAAGGGCATTGAATGGGTTCCTCACAATTTCACTTTCCGTTATCTGATATCGAAAGAACTAAAGTGA
- the LOC131146341 gene encoding uncharacterized protein LOC131146341 isoform X4, with amino-acid sequence MGFGGNRDNKMAGLRLTPKQERPNSHPDKGGAKKDHIDGSQEASHRIKLDMGRLSDRVKSRDKQFSSTEVQSSLKQEIMQLEKKLQDQFEVRHVLEKALGYRSSSQETTNEIPANKPASELIKEIAVLELEVVHLEQHLLSLYRKAFDQQLSSLSPPPAKDERYAQSASPNVISLAEHLGTHISDHVSETPNKLSEDMIKCMSVIYCKLADPPLTHHALSSPNSSLSSTSAFSPQEQFDMWSPGFKKDSSFDVRLDNPFLVEGLKEFSGPYSTIVELQWIYRDGQKFGDIELLLQSFKSLICRLEVVDPKKMKREEKLAFWINIHNALVMHTFLAYGIPQNNVKRIVLLLKAAYNIGGHTISAETIQSCILGCRMPRPGQWLRLLLPSRTKFKAGDERQAYAIEHPEPLLHFALCSGSHSDPAIRVYTPKRVFQELEAAKEEYIRATFGVRKDQKILLPKVVQSFVKDLGLCPGGVMEMIQQCLPESVRKNIKKSLLGKSQKGIEWVPHNFTFRYLISKELK; translated from the exons ATGGGGTTTGGAGGGAATCGTGATAATAAAATGGCGGGACTGCGACTAACGCCAAAGCAGGAGCGTCCGAACAG CCATCCCGATAAGGGGGGAGCCAAGAAAGATCATATAGATGGCTCGCAGGAAGCCTCTCACCGTATAAAGCTG GACATGGGGCGCTTGAGTGACCGTGTGAAATCAAGGGACAAACAATTTTCCAGTACTGAAGTTCAAAGCTCTTTGAAGCAAGAG ATTATGCAGCTTGAGAAAAAATTACAGGATCAATTTGAGGTCCGCCATGTTTTAGAGAAAGCATTGGGCTATAGGTCTTCCTCTCAAGAGACAACAAATGAAATCCCAGCAAACAAG CCTGCCTCAGAATTGATCAAGGAAATTGCAGTGTTGGAGCTGGAAGTCGTGCATTTGGAGCAGCATCTTCTCTCATTGTACCGTAAAGCTTTTGATCAACAACTGTCTTCCTTATCTCCACCACCAGCCAAAGACGAAAGA TATGCTCAGAGTGCCTCTCCAAATGTAATCAGTCTGGCGGAGCACCTTGGTACCCATATATCTGATCATGTTTCCGAGACACCTAACAAGCTTTCTGAGGATATGATCAAGTGCATGTCAGTTATATATTGCAAGCTTGCAGACCCACCGCTGACGCATCATGCCCTCTCGTCTCCCAATTCATCTTTGTCATCAACCAGTGCATTTTCTCCACAAGAACAATTTGATATGTGGAGTCCTGGGTTCAAGAAAGATTCATCATTTGATGTACGGTTAGATAATCCTTTCCTGGTGGAAGGACTAAAAGAGTTCAGTGGCCCATACAGCACAATAGTTGAACTCCAATGGATATATAGAGACGGTCAGAAATTTGGAGATATTGAACTGTTGCTACAAAGTTTCAA GTCACTTATCTGCCGATTAGAAGTGGTAGATCCTAAGAAAATGAAACGTGAAGAGAAGCTGGCATTTTGGATCAACATACACAATGCATTGGTGATGCAC ACATTTTTGGCCTATGGAATTCCACAAAACAATGTAAAGAGAATAGTTCTACTATTGAAG GCTGCTTATAATATTGGGGGTCACACAATAAGTGCAGAGACAATACAGAGCTGTATCCTTGGATGCCGGATGCCTCGTCCTGGACAG TGGCTTCGGTTGTTGCTTCCCTCAAGGACGAAATTCAAGGCTGGAGATGAGCGGCAAGCATATGCAATTGAGCATCCAGAACCTCTTTTACACTTTGCACTCTGTTCGGGAAGCCATTCTGATCCTGCG ATTCGTGTGTACACACCCAAAAGAGTGTTTCAAGAGCTAGAAGCTGCGAAAGAAGAGTATATACGGGCTACCTTTGGAGTGCGCAAGGACCAAAAAATACTTCTACCAAAGGTTGTACAGTCATTTGTAAAGGATTTGGGCTTATGTCCTGGCGGGGTGATGGAGATGATTCAACAGTGTTTACCTGAGTCTGTgagaaaaaatattaagaaaagtcTGCTGGGGAAGTCTCAGAAGGGCATTGAATGGGTTCCTCACAATTTCACTTTCCGTTATCTGATATCGAAAGAACTAAAGTGA